One Siniperca chuatsi isolate FFG_IHB_CAS linkage group LG5, ASM2008510v1, whole genome shotgun sequence DNA window includes the following coding sequences:
- the ep400 gene encoding E1A-binding protein p400 isoform X1 codes for MHHGSGSQNMQRQLQRSKSVSGSEAEEQQPTMAVTQQQATVNHPQSPVTTFSSAASPSAPQSPNYQIIMSRSPVTGQNMNITLQNVGQMVTGNQQITLTPLPIQNPASPGFQHTTPQWRFEHAPSSYIQVTSPVPQPMQPQSPTQHSPVPLQGVTRPGAGATALGVCGQSPTRFVEAGMLVRQISLGSPSGSGHFVYQEGTGLAQIAPATPGQVQLASPGAPGSVREHRLSQPHSQTGGTIHHLGPQSPVATGTALATLGSPGHITTSNLPPQISSIIQGQLARPMIFEKTQQGVVAGVGTTATASFSIPCSIPPSSPSLTSPPQGIPNNPLAPTSMAVGTMKKQVPKKLEEIAPSTPEIAQLRKHCLEHHTKKMESLKEVFKEYLIELFFLQHLQGNMMDYLAFKKKPCVPLYTYLRQNDLDLEDEEEEEEQSEVINDEVKVVTGKDGQAVTPVAIATQLPPNVSAAFSVQQQFQGHQGAAAGTITNPGDMDAFKRQQAMVQADQAKRSRIDVGRHGLIFQHPGVGPLGSPGVPLQQLMPTAQGGMPPTPQAVQIAGQKQNQQQYDPSKGPPVQNAASLHTPPPQLPVRLPQGSLPMAGLPMTLSQQAQLVENTVQPGGQLQAQVKVQAGGPVLATVNPHTQLQAQLQQQMQPGLHLQLQPQQQQSQAILQSGQATVALARPGTESNQLVQRIMTNSISMTSMSPAPLSAPNSVPTPHSASPLRPLGSNINPSTQSKLTGTNGISAVKIGGFGQSATMQSSQEGSQDKQVEQAKMESQVHQRISELRKEGQWSASRLPKLVEASRPKSHWDYLLEEMQWMAADFAQERRWKEAAAKKLVRTCARYHQEQKKSEERSKKEREIHLRHIASTIAREVEFFWSNIEQVVEIKLQFEIYEKRLKALSLQKASAKVTGQSTGVKADKEEVVTSTKKRKSSSSLVDEDVPDEESTIEEQEAMEGEADHKAELVDLAKDAEMPLDALMKQYAGAYVDGFEWPQPSQHSDEDDVDETEEMQCPAGSPPEAVLIDSLLSVDQYRGADKATSSDSDGKPAKDIAEVAAATELILPKGSFRTTSLTRSPAPFLLHGSLREYQQIGVDWLVNLHKKHLNGILADETGLGKTVQTVAYMAHLAGQEGIWGPHLIVVRTCKLLNWEVEFKRWCPGLKILLYLGNRRERRSKRMWWGEANSFHVCVTSYKLLMKDQSHFLRRKWRHLVLDEVQLIKNMTEKHWETIFALRSEQRILLINTPLQNTLKELWTMIHFLLPGITRAYSDFPVKAGTDQNQDYCHKLVIRLHRMIQPFILRRSKRDVEKQLPKKYEHILKCRLSSRQKSLYEDILTQPGAQEALKTGHFVSVLQVLMQLQRVCNHPELVAPRENSSSYFCSSLQYNVPSLVLGALQKDSSKIANMSIFDLISNENRLTRYQTESVPKLKVTQQLIEEIYTGPDPPPRPKPCPIKPMRLFQPVQYGTKPEGRLAAITSAAGQRPPTSSPATSTSASTTSQTAQTRDKSPVTTATTTATSHVVGTATLRTQTTPPVSSSSNTAASTVASSGNSGIGQHVLGATSVALGQTLAGTVVGSIAPINQPGLAQFPRPALAPSHAIQPSLLSQRLVLTSQAQARLPSGDVVKITQLANIAGSQNRISQPETPVTLQFQGNKFTLSPSQLRQLTTGQPLQLQGTLGNILQIVSAPGQQIIRPQGSMVMQSMPQAVPASNASATPGTPHPALSTAQQALGVTMNATSAPTKLATAAHAVSQESSEEKTQQLKERLSRLFQANERRCSRRVLYGSDLLQACTLSSETGHSALTAGGWRWVGRESCLRAQRTCVATASTLQSTLLSVEDRLEAANSLIKRLVCVVPPAVAPPGYLYAANPQVPYSLEQKSLHRRLQEATVSHRADIHHLASRRLFHFPDLQLMQMDSGKLEALAILLQKLRTDSRRVLIFTQMVKMLDILEAFLDYRQLTYVRVDESFTPDERQENMKKFNRNRKVFCSILTNRCCSAVGTVFDADTIIFYDTDLNPSMDARTQEWCDKIGRSKDIHIYRLESGNSIEEKLLKNGTKDLIREVAAQGTDYTLAFLTQRTIQDLFEVEAGSGEKVEEFVVLHQEPSASEAISPRVARPYIQALHRINLDALSNEQQQQEEEEEVEEEDEEEELAGKESTGDDQESESQAIEEPAQKEELNAVMEQLTPIERYALHYLEYLHISDNETALKEQLECSKRGWELQQLQKLKEEEQQIMEGDEDLFTYTREDAYNMEYVFDAEDGHTEIMPLWTPPTPPQDDNDIYIDSVMMLMYDTTPMPESKLPPIYVRKEHKRLKMDPSVAARKKKKGHGETVIPPRSLFEKASMLKVRREGKDQKKNFSLKQQAPFAKPLPSLVKPAMEAGQDNPEWLISEDWALLQAVKQLLELPLNLTIVSPAHTPNWDLVSDVVNSCSRIYRSPKQCRNRYENVIIPREEGKLVYEANPKKKTKSIYKSKNSRPLRTCQIYTQDDNATHIQLYNSRFEIMKIIASKRSPPIKPLLGMNPFQKNPKHASVLAESGISYDKPLPPIQVASQRAERIAKEKKALAEQQKAQQLAQQQQVGAPQAQAAPGQAQAPAAGQAQVPQAAAVAGAAAVPNAAVLAGAIKNATVGTTIQAATVGGNVIVNTVAGVPPSPFQANKRLASPVISGTLSPAGAAGAQVVHAQQRAVTAAAAPAEVVAIATGQGVRAVNPVTASAVVSTTLSPVQSQTRPLVTQVTPAAGMQLQQGKTFTPAHLQMLRQQQLQQHQQQQQQQQAASPQIKAVGKPQELLKMHKHKLQLQQQQQQQQQQVAAAVAAAAAQGQQAAGAQQATQVQPAQAAQANPQLAAVAAPRPGAVLTGTTVANLQVARLTRVPTQGQIQAQAGQTAQVTLTKPPVVSVPAVVSSAGVTTLPVTVAGISVAIGQAQKTGGPVLTQSFPQMQVQQLLQMKKQQQAAAVQAAAAAQQKAGQPQQGQATVQQKIGTQQVTVQAAQPAQQQQKVTYAATTQLQPGIKTQFFTTSIAQAQKPTGAQQIQVAKLPQIVQQQPTVANIQQIVSSPQQIQAQPQTVTLTQAATSAPAQVQMIPAGTATAQVVQQKIIQQQVVTAATSPQIQTPPPHSPAQQPAAPSAAESPVQQPAQPQQPTKGQARQGGVRAKTPAKPSGGSS; via the exons ATGCACCATGGAAGTGGATCACAGAATATGCAACGACAGCTCCAGAGATCCAAGTCTGTCAGTGGATCTGaagcagaggagcagcagccCACCATGGCAGTTACACAGCAGCAAGCTACAGTTAACCACCCTCAATCTCCTGTGACCACattttcctctgctgccagcCCCTCAGCACCCCAGTCACCCAATTATCAGATAATCATGAGTCGTAGCCCAGTCACTGGCCAGAACATGAACATCACATTACAAAATGTGGGACAGATGGTGACTGGTAACCAGCAGATCACCCTAACCCCACTCCCCATCCAGAACCCAGCATCCCCTGGCTTCCAGCATACTACACCTCAGTGGAGGTTTGAGCATGCTCCATCATCCTACATCCAAGTCACCTCACCTGTGCCCCAGCCCATGCAGCCCCAAAGTCCCACCCAGCACAGCCCAGTTCCTTTGCAAGGTGTGACAAGGCCAGGAGCAGGTGCAACTGCATTGGGTGTGTGTGGACAGAGTCCAACAAGATTTGTTGAAGCTGGTATGTTGGTGCGACAAATCAGTTTAGGCAGTCCATCGGGAAGTGGCCACTTTGTTTACCAGGAGGGGACCGGACTGGCCCAGATTGCCCCAGCCACACCTGGCCAGGTACAGCTGGCCTCTCCAGGAGCACCAGGCTCTGTGAGGGAACACCGGCTCTCTCAGCCTCACTCACAGACTGGAGGCACCATCCACCACCTTGGGCCTCAAAGTCCAGTAGCCACTGGCACTGCTCTTGCCACTCTGGGCAGCCCTGGTCACATCACCACTTCCAACCTACCTCCCCAGATCAGCAGTATCATTCAAGGACAGCTGGCACGCCCTATGATATTTGAGAAGACGCAACAGGGTGTGGTTGCTGGAGTAGGAACCACAGCCACAGCATCATTCAGTATACCCTGCTCCATTCCACCTTCTAGCCCATCCCTCACCAGTCCACCCCAAGGGATCCCCAACAATCCTCTTGCACCCACCAGCATGGCTGTGGGCACTATGAAGAAGCAGGTTCCCAAGAAGTTGGAGGAAATTGCTCCTTCTACTCCAGAGATTGCCCAGCTGAGAAAACACTGCTTGGAGCATCACACCAAGAAGATGGAGAGCCTGAAAGAAGTGTTCAAAGAATACCTGATTGAGCTTTTCTTTCTGCAACACCTCCAAGGGAACATGATGGACTACCTAGCTTTTAAGAAGAAGCCCTGTGTTCCCTTGTATACTTACTTGAGACAGAACGACTTGGACcttgaagatgaagaggaagaagaagaacaatcTGAGGTCATTAATGATGAG GTAAAGGTTGTTACTGGAAAGGATGGTCAAGCAGTGACACCAGTTGCCATAGCAACACAGCTTCCTCCCAATGTTTCTGCAGCTTTCTCTGTCCAGCAGCAGTTTCAG GGACACCAAGGGGCTGCTGCTGGTACCATTACAAACCCTGGAGACATGGATGCCTTTAAGAGGCAACAGGCTATGGTGCAAGCAG ATCAGGCTAAGAGGTCCCGGATTGACGTTGGTCGCCATGGGCTGATTTTCCAGCATCCTGGTGTAGGTCCTTTAGGATCACCTGGCGTTCCACTCCAGCAGCTTATGCCAACTGCGCAAG GCGGGATGCCGCCTACTCCTCAAGCAGTCCAGATTGCAGGACAGAAGCAGAACCAGCAACAATACGACCCATCCAAAGGACCTCCAGTGCAAAATGCAGCGAGCCTGCAcacccctcctccccagctgCCTGTCAGGCTGCCCCAAGGTTCCCTCCCTATGGCAGGCCTGCCCATGACACTCTCTCAGCAGGCTCAGTTAGTGGAGAACACAGTTCAGCCTGGTGGTCAGCTCCAGGCACAGGTGAAGGTGCAGGCAGGTGGGCCTGTCCTGGCCACAGTAAACCCCCATACACAGCTCCAGGCtcaactgcagcagcaaatgCAGCCAGGTCTTCATCTCCAGTTGCAGCCCCAGCAACAACAATCCCAGGCCATACTACAGTCAGGACAAGCG ACGGTGGCACTTGCTCGCCCTGGTACAGAGTCAAACCAGCTAGTTCAGAGGATTATGACCAACTCAATATCTATGACATCCATGTCTCCCGCTCCCCTCTCAGCTCCCAATTCTGTTCCAACCCCCCATTCTGCAAGTCCACTCCGCCCTCTTGGCTCTAACATCAACCCAAGCACCCAGTCCAAACTGACTGGAACCAATGGCATATCTGCAGTCAAAATTGGTGGCTTTGGTCAAAGTGCGACCATGCAGTCCTCACAGGAGGGTTCTCAAGATAAGCAAGTTGAGCAGGCCAAAATG GAGAGTCAAGTACATCAACGCATCTCTGAGCTAAGGAAGGAGGGCCAGTGGTCAGCCAGTAGGCTCCCCAAGCTTGTGGAAGCCTCACGTCCAAAGTCTCACTGGGACTACCTCCTGGAGGAGATGCAGTGGATGGCAGCTGACTTTGCCCAGGAGAGGAGATGGAAAGAGGCTGCTGCTAAGAAG CTTGTTCGCACGTGTGCCCGTTACCATCAAGAGCAGAAGAAAAGTGAAGAGAggtcaaagaaagaaagggaaattCATCTTCGTCACATTGCCAGCACGATTGCCAGAGAGGTGGAATTCTTCTGGTCAAACATTGAGCag gttGTGGAAATCAAACTCCAGTTTGAAATTTATGAGAAAAGGCTTAAAGCACTCAGCTTACAAAAAGCCTCAGCCAAAG TAACTGGTCAGTCAACAGGAGTGAAAGCTGATAAAGAG gaGGTGGTGACTtcaaccaaaaaaagaaaatcaagttCGTCCCTGGTTGATGAGGATG tcCCAGATGAAGAGAGTACCATAGAGGAACAGGAGGCCATGGAAGGGGAAGCAGACCACAAAGCAGAGTTGGTTGACCTTGCCAAAGATG CTGAGATGCCTCTGGATGCTTTGATGAAGCAGTATGCTGGAGCCTACGTTGATGGCTTTGAGTGGCCTCAGCCTAGTCAACATAGTGATGAGGATGACGTGGATGAGACTGAAG AAATGCAGTGTCCTGCGGGCAGTCCACCTGAGGCAGTGTTGATTGACTCCCTGCTTAGTGTGGACCAGTACCGTGGTGCTGACAAAGCCACTTCCTCTGACTCTGATGGGAAGCCTGCCAAAGACATAGCTGAAGTGGCTGCTGCCACAGAGCTCATCCTGCCCAAGGGCAGCTTCAGGACCACTTCCTTA ACCCGCAGCCCAGCTCCTTTTCTACTGCATGGGTCGCTGCGAGAGTATCAGCAAATAGGTGTGGACTGGCTGGTAAACCTTCACAAGAAACACCTCAATGGCATCCTAGCAGATGAGACGGGCCTTGGCAAGACTGTACAAACAGTGGCTTACATGGCCCACTTAGCTGGCCAAGAGG GCATCTGGGGACCCCACCTTATTGTAGTAAGGACGTGCAAATTGCTAAATTGGGAGGTGGAGTTCAAGCGCTGGTGTCCTGGACTTAAGATCCTCCTGTACCTTGGCAACAGAAGGGAGCGCAGATCTAAGAGAATG TGGTGGGGGGAAGCCAACAGCTTCCATGTATGTGTAACATCCTACAAGCTGCTGATGAAAGACCAGAGCCATTTTCTGAGGAGAAAGTGGAGGCACCTGGTCCTGGACGAGGTGCAgctcatcaaaaacatgactgagAAACACTGGGAAACAATCTTTGCTCTCAGAAG TGAGCAGAGAATTCTCCTCATCAACACTCCTCTACAGAATACTCTAAAGGAGCTGTGGACCATGATCCACTTCCTTTTGCCAGGAATCACCAGGGCCTACTCTGACTTCCCTGTTAAGGCAGGCACAGACCAGAACCAGGACTATTGCCACAAACTGGTCATCCGCCTGCACAGG ATGATCCAGCCTTTCATCCTGAGGCGCTCCAAAAGGGATGTGGAGAAACAGCTCCCCAAGAAGTACGAGCACATCCTAAAGTGCCGTCTCTCCAGCAGACAGAAGAGCCTTTACGAGGATATCCTCACTCAACCAGG AGCTCAGGAGGCGCTGAAGACAGGTCATTTTGTCAGCGTGCTTCAGGTCTTGATGCAGTTACAGCGAGTGTGTAACCACCCTGAGCTGGTGGCACCCAGAGAGAACAGCAGCTCCTACTTTTGCTCCTCTCTACAATACAATGTCCCATCACTGGTGCTGGGAGCTCTTCAGAAGGACTCAAGCAAG ATTGCAAACATGTCCATATTTGATCTGATCAGTAACGAGAACAGACTGACTCGGTATCAAACTGAGTCTGTACCCAAACTAAAGGTCACTCAGCAGCTCATAGAGGAGATCTACACTGGTCCAGATCCGCCGCCACGACCCAAGCCATGCCCAATAAAACCCATGAG aTTGTTCCAGCCGGTGCAGTATGGGACGAAGCCAGAAGGTCGTCTGGCTGCCATCACAAGTGCAGCAGGCCAACGTCCTCCAACGAGCTCTCCCGCTACTAGCACCTCTGCTTCCACCACCAGCCAGACAGCCCAGACCAGGGACAAGTCCCCTGTCACTACTGCAACTACTACAGCCACTTCTCATG TGGTTGGAACAGCTACTCTGAGAACCCAGACTACCCctcctgtcagcagcagcagcaacactgcCGCCTCCACTGTAGCCTCTTCTGGGAACAGTGGCATTGGGCAGCATGTGTTGGGGGCTACCTCTGTGGCTTTGGGCCAGACCTTAGCTGGCACAGTTGTGGGATCTATAGCTCCCATCAATCAGCCTGGATTAGCACAGTTCCCCAGGCCAGCTCTAGCCCCCAGCCATGCCATCCAGCCCAGCTTACTGTCCCAGAGGCTGGTTCTTACATCCCAGGCCCAGGCACGGTTGCCTA GTGGAGATGTGGTGAAGATTACCCAGCTGGCCAACATAGCAGGCAGTCAGAATCGTATCTCCCAGCCAGAGACTCCTGTCACTCTGCAGTTTCAGGGTAACAAGTTCACTTTGTCCCCCAGCCAGCTCCGCCAGCTCACGACTGGACAGCCCTTGCAGCTCCAAGGTACACTCG GCAACATCCTGCAGATTGTGTCAGCTCCAGGGCAGCAGATCATCAGACCCCAGGGATCCATGGTAATGCAATCAATGCCACAAGCTGTTCCTGCTTCCAACGCCTCAGCTACACCTGGCACACCTCATCCTGCCCTGTCAACAGCCCAGCAAG ctTTGGGTGTGACTATGAATGCCACATCAGCCCCCACCAAGCTCGCTACTGCAGCTCATGCCGTTTCTCAG GAGTCTTCAGAAGAAAAGACTCAGCAGCTGAAGGAGCGTTTGAGCCGCCTTTTTCAAGCAAATGAGCGACGCTGTAGCCGCAGAGTGTTGTATGGGTCAGACCTACTGCAGGCATGCACTTTGAGCTCAGAGACTGGTCATTCTGCCCTGACTGCTGGAGGCTGGAGGTGGGTGGGCAGAGAAAGCTGCCTCAGGGCCCAGAGAACCTGCGTGGCTACCGCCTCTACACTACAGTccactctgctctctgtggaGGACCGCCTGGAGGCTGCCAACAGCCTTATCAAGAG GCTGGTATGTGTGGTGCCTCCAGCTGTAGCTCCACCTGGTTACCTGTATGCAGCCAATCCCCAAGTTCCCTACAGCCTTGAGCAGAAGTCCCTTCACCGCCGGCTACAGGAGGCCACTGTCTCCCACCGTGCTGACATCCACCACTTGGCGTCCAGGCGTCTCTTCCATTTTCCTGACCTGCAGCTAATGCAGATGGACTCAG GTAAGCTGGAAGCTCTTGCCATTCTGCTACAGAAGCTTAGGACAGACAGCCGTCGTGTCCTCATCTTTACTCAGATGGTGAAGATGTTAGACATCCTGGAGGCCTTCCTAGATTACAGGCAGCTCACTTATGTGCGGGTTGATGAAAGCTTCACTCCCGACGAACGACAG GAGAATATGAAGAAGTTTaacaggaacaggaaggtgTTCTGCAGCATCCTGACTAACCGCTGCTGCTCTGCAGTTGGGACTGTGTTTGATGCAGACACCATCATCTTCTATGACACAGACCTCAATCCCAGCATGGATGCCCGCACCCAGGAGTGGTGTGACAAAATAGGACGTTCCAAggatatacacatatacag GTTGGAGAGTGGGAACTCCATTGAAGAGAAGCTGCTGAAGAACGGCACCAAGGACCTGATCAGAGAAGTGGCTGCCCAGGGTACTGACTACACATTGGCTTTCCTCACACAA CGGACAATCCAGGATCTGTTTGAAGTGGAGGCAGGCTCAggggagaaggtggaggagttTGTGGTTCTTCACCAGGAACCTTCAGCCTCTGAAGCCATCTCTCCCAGAGTAGCTAGACCCTACATCCAGGCTCTCCACAGAATAAACCTGGATGCCCTGTCAAatgagcagcaacagcaggaggaggaggaagaggtggaggaggaggatgaggaggaggagttagCAGGCAAGGAGTCAACAGGGGATGACCAGGAGTCAGAGAGCCAAGCTATAGAAGAGCCTGCTCAGAAGGAGGAGCTGAACGCAGTCATGGAACAG CTCACACCAATTGAAAGGTATGCCCTGCATTACCTGGAGTACCTCCACATCAGTGACAATGAAACTGCTCTCAAG gagCAGTTGGAGTGTTCTAAGAGAGGCtgggagctgcagcagctgcagaagctgaaagaggaggagcagcagataATGGAGGGAGATGAAGATCTCTTCACCTACACCAGAGAGGATGCCTACAACATG GAGTATGTATTTGATGCAGAGGACGGCCATACAGAAATCATGCCG CTTTGGACTCCACCCACACCACCACAGGATGACAACGACATTTACATCGACTCTGTGATGATGCTGATGTATGACACAACACCCATGCCAGAGTCCAAGCTGCCTCCTATCTACGTCCGCAAGGAGCACAAGAGACTCAAGATGGACCCCTCAG tAGCAgccagaaagaagaagaagggccACGGGGAGACGGTCATTCCTCCACGCTCCCTTTTCGAAAAGGCAAGTATGCTGAAAGTTCGCCGCGAGGGCAAAGACCAGAAAAAGAACTTCTCCCTCAAGCAGCAGGCGCCTTTTGCCAAGCCCCTACCCTCGCTGGTTAAACCTGCCATGGAGGCCGGCCAGGACAACCCAGAGTGGCTCATCAGTGAGGATTGGGCTCTGCTTCAG GCTGTAAAGCAGCTGCTGGAGTTGCCTCTGAACCTGACAATCGTGTCTCCCGCCCACACTCCTAACTGGGATCTGGTGAGCGATGTGGTGAACTCTTGCAGCCGCATCTACCGCTCGCCCAAACAGTGTCGTAACCGCTACGAGAATGTCATCATTCCCAGAGAAGAGGGCAAG TTGGTGTATGAGGCAAACCCCAAGAAGAAAACCAAGAGCATATACAAG TCTAAGAACAGTCGTCCTCTAAGGACCTGCCAAATCTACACACAGGATGACAACGCCACTCACATTCAGCTCTACAATAGCCGCTTTGAAATCATGAAGATCATTGCCAGCAAGAGGAGCCCACCAATCAAACCACT GCTCGGCATGAATCCATTCCAGAAGAATCCCAAGCATGCCTCGGTCTTGGCAGAAAG tggGATCAGCTACGACAAACCCCTACCTCCCATTCAGGTGGCATCTCAACGTGCTGAAAGGATTGCCAAGGAGAAAAAG gccCTTGCAGAGCAGCAGAAGGCTCAGCAGTtggcccagcagcagcaggttggaGCTCCCCAGGCCCAGGCTGCACCCGGCCAGGCACAGGCTCCTGCTGCTGGCCAGGCTCAGGTCCCTCAGGCTGCTGCAGTGGCCGGAGCTGCTGCTGTGCCTAATGCAGCTGTTCTG gCTGGGGCCATAAAAAATGCCACTGTGGGCACAACCATCCAGGCTG CCACTGTAGGGGGGAATGTGATTGTGAACACAGTAGCTGGAGTCCCTCCAAGTCCCTTCCAGGCTAACAAACGCCTGGCATCTCCAGTCATATCAGGCACCTTGTCT CCTGCTGGTGCAGCTGGAGCCCAGGTGGTCCACGCACAACAAAGGGCTGTTACGGCTGCTGCTGCCCCTGCCGAAGTGGTCGCCATAGCAACAGGTCAGGGTGTTCGAGCCGTTAACCCAGTGACGGCGTCTGCAGTAGTTTCTACCACTCTGAGCCCGGTGCAGTCACAGACTCGCCCACTGGTCACTCAGGTCACACCAG CCGCAGGTATGCAGTTGCAACAAGGAAAGACTTTCACCCCAGCCCACCTGCAGATGCTCCGAcagcaacagctgcagcagcaccaacaacagcagcagcaacagcaggcagCTTCCCCACAGATCAAAGCCGTAGGCAAACCCCAG GAGTTGTTAAAGATGCACAAGCATAagttgcagctgcagcagcagcaacagcagcagcagcagcaggtagctgcagcagtggcagcagcagcagctcagggcCAACAGGCTGCAGGGGCCCAGCAGGCCACCCAAGTGCAGCCTGCACAGGCTGCCCAAGCCAATCCCCAGCTAGCAGCTGTGGCAGCACCCAGACCTGGAGCCGTGCTGACCGGCACCACTGTGGCCAACCTGCAGGTGGCCAGACTG ACTCGAGTGCCCACTCAGGGCCAGATTCAAGCCCAGGCAGGACAGACGGCCCAGGTGACCCTCACCAAGCCTCCTGTGGTCTCTGTGCCAGCTGTGGTCTCATCAGCTGGCGTCACTACACTGCCAGTCACTGTAGCAGGCATTAGTGTGGCTATTGGTCAGGCTCAGAAAACAG gTGGGCCTGTGCTGACGCAGTCCTTCCCCCAGATGCAGGTCCAGCAGCTGCTTCAGatgaaaaagcagcagcaggcggCAGCAGTTCAGGCAGCAGCCGCAGCCCAGCAGAAAGCAGGGCAGCCGCAGCAAGGACAGGCCACTGTACAGCAGAag ATCGGCACCCAGCAGGTGACAGTGCAGGCAGCCCAGCcagcccagcagcagcagaaggtgACCTACGCTGCCACCACCCAACTCCAACCAGGAATCAAGACCCAGTTCTTTACTACATCCATCGCCCAGGCTCAGAAACCCACTGGAGCCCAACAA